Proteins encoded together in one Chitinophaga sp. LS1 window:
- a CDS encoding NUDIX hydrolase: protein MPSFHSYRNPSLAADLVVFGYQQGTLSILLLNRNTAPFKDQWVLPGAFLLMEERLRDTCARILKTKLGMDDLYLEQLSTYDEPDRDPRGRAIAVAHYALVNPARFAITAGTMANDVKWFNVKELPPLGFDHDIIAADALKRLQHQILYYPVGFELLNDLFTMPELHELYECILDINIDRRNFRRKILDAGYIINTGNKREGLHNRHPDLYQFNKELKSIHLSFG, encoded by the coding sequence ATGCCATCATTTCATAGTTATAGAAACCCATCGCTGGCAGCGGATCTCGTTGTGTTTGGTTATCAACAGGGCACCCTTTCCATCCTGCTGCTAAACAGGAATACAGCGCCTTTCAAAGATCAATGGGTACTCCCCGGCGCCTTCCTCCTCATGGAAGAACGCCTCCGTGATACATGTGCCCGCATTCTGAAAACCAAACTAGGTATGGACGACCTCTATCTCGAGCAACTCTCTACCTACGACGAACCCGACCGTGACCCAAGAGGCCGCGCCATCGCCGTTGCCCACTATGCACTGGTCAACCCCGCGCGATTCGCTATCACCGCAGGCACAATGGCTAATGATGTGAAATGGTTCAATGTGAAAGAGTTACCACCCCTCGGCTTTGACCATGATATCATCGCCGCCGATGCATTGAAAAGACTACAGCACCAGATCCTCTATTACCCTGTAGGCTTCGAACTGCTCAACGACCTCTTTACCATGCCGGAACTGCACGAACTGTATGAATGCATTCTGGATATCAACATCGACAGAAGGAACTTTCGCCGCAAAATTCTCGATGCCGGATACATTATTAATACAGGCAATAAGAGGGAAGGATTGCACAACCGCCATCCCGACCTTTATCAATTTAACAAGGAATTAAAAAGTATTCACCTGAGTTTTGGTTAA
- a CDS encoding RNA 2'-phosphotransferase, which produces MNQKETSKFLSLILRHQPELIGLQLDNNGWADVDTLLALAARRKRITREELETIVAESDKQRFAFNEDHSKIRANQGHSVQVDLELPVTKPPEFLYHGTTGAFVDEILKTGIKKMSRQHAHLSIDKATATKVGSRRGIPVILTIRSGDMHRVGIPFFVSANGVWLTDHVPAKYISQ; this is translated from the coding sequence ATGAATCAAAAAGAAACATCCAAATTTCTCAGTCTCATCCTCCGCCATCAACCGGAGCTCATCGGACTGCAACTCGACAACAACGGCTGGGCAGATGTAGATACCCTGCTTGCCCTTGCCGCACGCCGTAAACGCATTACCAGAGAAGAACTCGAAACCATCGTGGCTGAAAGCGATAAACAACGCTTTGCTTTTAATGAAGACCATTCTAAAATAAGAGCCAACCAGGGACATTCTGTTCAGGTAGACCTGGAACTCCCTGTCACCAAGCCACCGGAGTTCCTTTACCACGGTACCACCGGCGCATTCGTGGACGAAATTCTGAAAACCGGTATTAAAAAAATGAGCCGTCAACACGCACACCTCAGTATCGACAAAGCCACTGCCACCAAAGTAGGCAGCCGCAGAGGCATACCTGTTATTTTAACGATCCGGAGTGGTGACATGCACAGAGTTGGCATCCCATTTTTTGTATCTGCAAACGGTGTTTGGTTGACGGACCATGTACCGGCTAAATACATTTCACAATGA
- a CDS encoding GMC family oxidoreductase encodes MPNINTGDTSHNFDAIVIGSGISGGWAAKEFTEKGLKTLVLERGRDVKHLKDYPTTSMMPWEFAHRGQLTAQQKEDNPVVSKCYAFKEDALHFFVKDKEHPYVQDKPFDWIRGYQVGGKSLLWARQTQRWSNYDFEGPARDGFAVDWPIRYEDIAPWYSYVEKFAGISGNKDNLPGLPDGEFLPPMDLTKVEQYFKDFVGKNYTDRHVIYGRCAHVTEPQEIHKQQGRMQCQKRDLCQRGCPFGGYFSSNASTIPWAEKTGNLTLKPDTVVHSIIYDAQKGKATGVRVIDAKTHAATEYFAPVIFVNAAAVNTNIILLNSTSDRFPNGIGNDSGLLGKYFAFHNYRAVITGKYEGLLEYTTDGKRPTSAYIPRFRNLVKQETDFLRGYAAGFHAMRPSFSKPDGFGTALKDNLFKKELGPWSVGSHMMGETIPKEQSRLYLDKDQKDEWGIPLLHTDIGYDDNDEKMVKDFFEQMTDMYTKAGFTDLKTRDSKQAPGLDIHEMGGVRMGHDPKTSLLNKWNQMHLVKNVFVTDGACMTSTSTQNPSLTYMALTARAVDYAVKEMKKGTI; translated from the coding sequence ATGCCAAATATAAATACTGGCGATACCAGCCACAACTTTGATGCGATTGTGATCGGATCGGGTATCAGCGGCGGCTGGGCAGCCAAAGAGTTCACGGAAAAAGGATTGAAGACTTTAGTACTCGAAAGAGGTAGAGACGTTAAACACCTGAAAGATTACCCTACCACCAGCATGATGCCATGGGAATTTGCGCATCGTGGGCAACTCACCGCACAGCAAAAAGAAGATAATCCGGTGGTGAGCAAATGTTATGCATTCAAGGAAGATGCCCTTCACTTCTTTGTAAAAGATAAGGAACATCCATATGTACAGGATAAGCCATTTGACTGGATCCGCGGTTACCAGGTGGGTGGTAAATCACTCCTGTGGGCAAGGCAGACACAGCGATGGAGTAACTACGATTTTGAAGGTCCTGCACGAGATGGTTTTGCGGTTGACTGGCCTATCAGGTATGAAGATATTGCACCCTGGTATAGTTATGTGGAAAAGTTCGCCGGCATTTCCGGGAACAAAGATAACTTACCCGGTTTGCCGGATGGGGAGTTCCTCCCTCCCATGGATTTGACGAAAGTAGAGCAGTACTTCAAGGACTTTGTAGGTAAAAACTATACAGACAGACATGTGATTTATGGACGTTGTGCGCACGTGACTGAGCCACAGGAAATCCATAAACAGCAAGGTAGAATGCAGTGTCAGAAGCGTGACCTGTGTCAGCGAGGCTGTCCGTTTGGTGGATATTTTAGTAGCAATGCTTCTACTATTCCATGGGCGGAGAAGACCGGGAATCTTACTTTGAAACCTGATACTGTCGTACATTCTATCATCTACGATGCACAGAAAGGCAAGGCCACTGGTGTACGTGTGATTGATGCAAAGACGCATGCTGCTACTGAATACTTTGCACCGGTGATATTTGTAAATGCCGCTGCGGTGAATACAAATATTATCCTGCTCAATTCTACTTCTGATCGTTTTCCGAATGGTATTGGTAATGACAGTGGTTTGTTAGGAAAGTATTTTGCTTTTCACAATTACCGCGCCGTGATCACTGGTAAGTATGAAGGCTTGCTGGAATATACGACTGATGGCAAACGGCCTACCAGTGCATATATACCGAGGTTCAGGAATCTTGTGAAACAGGAGACTGACTTCCTGAGAGGTTATGCTGCCGGCTTCCATGCCATGCGTCCTTCGTTTTCAAAACCAGATGGATTTGGTACAGCGCTGAAAGATAATTTGTTCAAAAAGGAATTAGGTCCGTGGAGTGTGGGTTCTCATATGATGGGAGAGACGATTCCGAAAGAGCAGAGCCGTTTATACCTGGATAAGGATCAAAAAGATGAATGGGGTATTCCATTGTTACATACTGATATCGGGTATGATGATAATGATGAGAAAATGGTGAAGGATTTCTTTGAGCAGATGACGGATATGTATACAAAAGCAGGTTTTACTGATTTGAAAACACGTGATTCCAAACAGGCGCCGGGATTGGATATTCATGAAATGGGCGGTGTGAGAATGGGGCATGATCCAAAGACGTCTTTACTGAATAAGTGGAACCAGATGCACCTGGTGAAGAATGTGTTTGTAACAGATGGAGCGTGTATGACATCGACCAGTACGCAGAATCCGAGTTTGACCTATATGGCGCTCACGGCAAGAGCGGTGGATTATGCGGTGAAGGAAATGAAGAAAGGAACGATATAA
- a CDS encoding AraC family transcriptional regulator: protein MNSILHQHTQNNKLPIRIISPTFGSLPPEILGPHSPAHRKTHYLFLFVLEGTTRHGVDLQHFDIQANELLFVLPHQIHHVPDSKKGINFFKLGFEESSLSLLPRQYPFLINPLNNQKIHFTPPAAARLKSIFEMLLGLLSTMDTDPDLILAHLNSLLTEINSAYFAVDKQPADDKLAKYINFKLLIENNLTDHPSIIEIAEELALNTNSLYSIVKQYSGLSPKEFITNRLILEAKRRLFYARNCSIKELAYDLGFNDPEYFSRLFKKVTGQTIAMFIQDL from the coding sequence ATGAATTCCATCCTTCATCAACATACACAAAACAACAAACTCCCTATCCGTATCATCTCCCCTACTTTCGGGAGCCTTCCTCCGGAAATCCTGGGGCCCCACTCGCCTGCTCATCGCAAAACACATTACCTGTTCCTTTTTGTGCTGGAAGGCACTACCCGCCATGGCGTAGACTTACAGCATTTCGATATACAGGCAAACGAGCTCCTCTTTGTGTTGCCGCACCAAATCCACCATGTACCTGATTCAAAAAAAGGGATTAACTTTTTCAAACTGGGCTTTGAGGAAAGTAGTCTGTCGCTCTTACCAAGGCAATACCCTTTCCTCATCAATCCTCTCAACAACCAGAAAATCCACTTCACCCCTCCCGCAGCTGCCAGACTGAAATCCATCTTTGAAATGCTACTCGGATTGCTCAGTACTATGGATACCGATCCCGACCTGATACTGGCGCATCTCAATAGTTTATTAACAGAAATCAATTCCGCTTATTTCGCTGTGGATAAACAGCCTGCGGATGACAAGCTTGCTAAGTATATCAATTTTAAATTATTAATAGAGAACAATCTCACGGATCATCCCAGTATTATTGAGATTGCAGAAGAACTCGCTTTGAATACAAACAGTTTGTATAGCATTGTTAAGCAATATTCAGGTTTGAGTCCGAAAGAGTTCATTACCAACCGGCTCATACTGGAAGCAAAGCGTAGGTTGTTTTATGCAAGAAACTGTTCTATTAAGGAATTGGCTTATGACCTGGGGTTTAATGATCCCGAATACTTCTCCCGCTTATTTAAGAAGGTCACTGGTCAGACGATCGCAATGTTCATTCAGGATTTGTGA
- a CDS encoding ADP-ribosylation/crystallin J1, with amino-acid sequence MKLFRPVGIKELQLILDSNCTRFPPRLSWQPIFYPVLNQAYAEQIAREWNTQDENSDYCGIVTSFNIDDAYYQQYAPQTVGDDIHQELWVPAEELANFNDHILNGIHIVNAFFGENFIRPTTPILHHTLSKFY; translated from the coding sequence ATGAAATTATTCAGACCCGTAGGCATCAAAGAGTTGCAACTCATCCTTGACAGTAACTGCACCCGCTTTCCACCCCGATTAAGCTGGCAGCCCATCTTTTACCCTGTTTTAAACCAGGCCTATGCTGAACAGATTGCCAGAGAATGGAATACACAGGATGAAAACTCAGACTATTGTGGTATCGTCACATCCTTCAACATCGATGACGCCTATTACCAACAATACGCTCCGCAAACTGTCGGTGATGACATTCACCAGGAGCTCTGGGTACCCGCCGAAGAATTAGCGAATTTCAACGATCATATCTTAAATGGTATTCACATCGTCAACGCCTTCTTCGGAGAAAATTTCATCCGGCCAACAACCCCCATTTTACACCACACCCTTTCAAAATTTTATTAA
- a CDS encoding NADAR family protein, with protein sequence MTYDNNWLIAQKPTPTLCFFWGHQPSKDGSITKSCFSQWWYAPFTVNEKTYPTAEHWMMAGKATLFGDTEIEKQILNTPSPASVKALGRKVANFDPAKWDAAKREIVTQGNFHKFSQHPDLKAFLLDTGKEVIVEASPMDRIWGIGMAATNVNAPYPEKWRGQNLLGYALMAVRDLLK encoded by the coding sequence ATGACATACGACAACAATTGGCTCATCGCCCAAAAACCAACCCCAACCCTCTGCTTCTTCTGGGGCCACCAACCCTCCAAAGATGGCAGTATTACCAAATCCTGTTTCAGCCAATGGTGGTATGCCCCCTTTACCGTAAATGAAAAGACATACCCCACCGCCGAACACTGGATGATGGCTGGCAAAGCCACCCTGTTCGGAGATACTGAAATTGAAAAACAAATTCTCAATACTCCTTCCCCTGCTTCGGTAAAAGCACTCGGAAGAAAAGTAGCCAACTTCGACCCTGCTAAATGGGATGCTGCCAAAAGAGAGATCGTGACCCAGGGGAATTTTCACAAATTCTCCCAACACCCGGATCTCAAAGCATTCCTGCTCGACACAGGCAAAGAAGTGATCGTCGAAGCAAGTCCCATGGATAGAATCTGGGGCATCGGCATGGCCGCTACAAATGTAAACGCCCCATACCCTGAAAAATGGCGGGGACAGAATCTCCTCGGCTATGCACTCATGGCCGTGAGAGATCTACTTAAATAA
- a CDS encoding virulence protein RhuM/Fic/DOC family protein, producing the protein MLDQQIALYNTPDGKTVIDVKLENDTIWLTQAQIVELFDSSKANISEHIKYIYQSGELDTDSTVRKFRTVRKEGKRDVARDLEHYNLDVIISIGYRVNSKIGTQFRIWANKILKEYLIKGYSINEKRLREQAEQYSALKQTVHLLGNVINASQLSGDEANGLLRVITDYTYALDILDQYDHRTLAIEGVHKASSFIATYDSAMNAIKGLRDKFGGSCLFGNEKDDSFKGSIANIYQSFGGNDLYPSIEEKAAHLLYFVVKNHSFSDGNKRIAAFLFVWFLEKNGILYRTDGSKRIADNALVALTLMIAESKPDEKDIMAQVVVNLINDYN; encoded by the coding sequence ATGTTAGACCAACAAATTGCATTATATAATACTCCAGACGGAAAAACTGTCATTGATGTTAAATTAGAGAATGATACAATCTGGCTCACACAAGCACAAATTGTTGAATTATTTGATTCAAGTAAAGCCAACATCAGCGAACACATTAAATATATTTACCAATCTGGTGAATTAGACACAGATTCAACTGTTCGGAAATTCCGAACAGTTCGAAAAGAGGGTAAAAGAGACGTTGCCCGTGACCTTGAACATTATAACCTGGACGTAATTATTTCAATTGGCTACAGGGTCAATTCTAAAATAGGTACACAATTCCGGATCTGGGCAAATAAAATTCTGAAGGAATATCTGATCAAGGGGTATTCTATCAATGAAAAACGCCTTCGGGAACAAGCAGAACAATATTCTGCTCTGAAACAAACTGTTCATCTGCTGGGCAATGTAATTAATGCTTCCCAGCTCTCAGGAGATGAAGCCAATGGCTTACTTAGAGTGATCACCGACTACACTTACGCACTCGATATTCTTGATCAATACGATCACCGTACCCTTGCAATAGAGGGTGTTCATAAAGCCTCATCTTTCATCGCCACCTACGACTCTGCCATGAACGCCATCAAAGGCCTGCGTGACAAATTCGGCGGCAGCTGCCTCTTTGGCAATGAAAAAGACGACTCCTTTAAAGGCTCCATCGCCAATATTTACCAATCTTTCGGAGGAAACGACCTCTACCCCAGTATAGAAGAAAAAGCCGCGCATTTGCTTTATTTCGTCGTAAAAAACCATTCATTTTCCGATGGAAATAAACGCATTGCAGCCTTTCTCTTTGTATGGTTCTTAGAAAAAAACGGCATCCTTTACCGGACTGACGGTTCTAAAAGAATTGCAGACAATGCCCTGGTTGCACTCACACTAATGATAGCAGAAAGCAAACCGGATGAAAAAGATATCATGGCCCAGGTCGTCGTAAATCTGATCAATGATTATAATTAA
- a CDS encoding ADP-ribosylglycohydrolase family protein — MSTPIKNALLGLAVGDALGVPVEFQSRDILEKYPVTNMREFGTHGQPAGTWSDDSSLTFCLAETLVKGYDLQDLANRFVNWRYHAYWTAHGKVFDVGNATNTAIYYLSQGAPPTTAGGNDEDCNGNGSLMRILPLLFYIKDLDIHDRYCHVRDVSSLTHRHIRSIACCFIYLEVALHILKGEPPVDAYLNAINEVNKYFKENNLPDEKEQGILATTLSGSLVDKPISEIHGTGYVVRTLEAAIWILIHTNTYAEAVLTAVNLGNDTDTTAAVAGGLAGMHYGWEEIPAEWLNILAGKDRIEELIANLQVKFNI; from the coding sequence ATGAGTACTCCCATTAAAAACGCCCTTTTGGGCCTCGCTGTCGGCGATGCCCTGGGCGTACCCGTTGAATTTCAGTCACGCGACATACTTGAAAAATACCCTGTCACCAACATGCGGGAATTTGGTACACACGGACAACCCGCAGGTACATGGTCCGACGATAGTTCGTTAACTTTCTGTCTCGCAGAAACACTGGTGAAAGGATATGACCTCCAGGACCTGGCGAACCGCTTTGTCAACTGGCGCTACCATGCTTATTGGACGGCTCACGGTAAAGTGTTTGACGTAGGTAACGCCACAAATACCGCTATATATTATTTGTCACAGGGTGCTCCTCCCACCACTGCAGGAGGTAACGATGAAGATTGTAATGGCAATGGCTCCCTCATGCGTATTCTTCCCCTCTTATTTTATATAAAGGACCTGGATATACATGATCGCTATTGTCATGTACGGGATGTATCGAGTCTTACACACCGTCATATTCGTTCCATCGCCTGTTGTTTTATTTACCTTGAAGTAGCTCTCCATATACTGAAAGGCGAGCCACCTGTAGATGCCTATCTCAATGCCATCAATGAAGTAAACAAATACTTCAAAGAGAACAATTTACCCGACGAGAAAGAACAGGGCATATTGGCAACTACACTTTCCGGCTCACTGGTAGATAAACCAATCAGTGAGATTCACGGTACCGGCTATGTGGTACGCACACTTGAAGCAGCTATCTGGATACTCATCCATACAAATACATATGCAGAAGCAGTGCTCACCGCTGTCAATCTCGGCAATGACACCGATACTACCGCAGCAGTAGCGGGTGGACTCGCTGGCATGCACTACGGTTGGGAAGAAATTCCTGCCGAATGGTTAAACATTTTAGCTGGAAAGGATAGAATTGAAGAACTGATTGCTAACTTGCAGGTCAAATTCAATATCTAA
- a CDS encoding HTTM domain-containing protein, with protein sequence MNRYSGVLQRFFLSPTSGEPLAFFRIGIAFIGLVQGCWLLGNVVMLYGVDGLIPWSLSKGIVSPLMPQLSWLQPLVAATGIPGDSMVYLLMGAYLACLIFLLMGMFTRVAAIVAWGLHLMFINTGFMAAYGVETFLHIALFYCILMPVGESFTWKNNESSVSEWNRLSIRVLQIHLCIVYLASGVEKAMGAQWWNGEAIWQTFMQGQFARFDMKWLAGYPWVAKLICWSTLLIEMGYPLFIWWRKTRVYAYVAVVLLHVGISVVMGLQLFAGIMIVFSTAAFGWEYIAQVYWGIVRPLRERRMLRRAELLATQAFWSLE encoded by the coding sequence ATGAACAGGTATTCCGGTGTGTTACAGCGATTTTTTTTATCGCCTACGTCTGGCGAGCCATTGGCGTTTTTTAGAATTGGGATTGCTTTTATTGGATTGGTGCAGGGATGTTGGTTGTTGGGAAATGTGGTGATGTTGTATGGTGTGGATGGTTTGATTCCATGGTCATTGAGTAAGGGGATTGTGTCGCCCCTGATGCCACAGTTATCCTGGTTACAGCCACTGGTGGCAGCGACGGGGATACCTGGGGATAGTATGGTGTATCTGTTGATGGGGGCGTATTTGGCATGTCTGATCTTTTTGTTGATGGGGATGTTTACAAGAGTGGCGGCAATTGTAGCATGGGGCTTGCACCTGATGTTTATTAATACAGGATTTATGGCGGCGTATGGGGTAGAGACGTTTTTGCATATTGCATTGTTTTATTGTATTCTCATGCCGGTGGGTGAGTCATTTACGTGGAAGAATAATGAGAGTAGTGTGAGTGAGTGGAATAGGTTGTCGATAAGGGTATTGCAGATACATTTATGTATAGTGTATCTGGCTTCTGGTGTGGAAAAGGCGATGGGTGCACAGTGGTGGAATGGAGAGGCGATCTGGCAGACATTTATGCAGGGGCAGTTTGCGAGGTTTGATATGAAGTGGCTGGCAGGGTATCCGTGGGTGGCGAAGTTGATTTGCTGGAGTACGTTGTTGATTGAGATGGGGTATCCTTTATTTATCTGGTGGAGGAAGACGAGGGTGTATGCGTATGTGGCGGTGGTGTTGTTACATGTGGGGATATCTGTGGTGATGGGATTGCAGTTATTTGCAGGGATTATGATTGTGTTTAGTACAGCGGCGTTTGGATGGGAGTATATCGCGCAGGTGTATTGGGGGATAGTGAGGCCATTGAGGGAGAGGAGGATGTTGAGGAGGGCAGAGTTGCTGGCGACACAGGCGTTTTGGAGTTTGGAGTGA
- a CDS encoding DEAD/DEAH box helicase: MKFEQYRISPEIKRSLEELGFKRPTDIQFKAIPSILKGDDVMAIAQTGTGKTAAFAIPVLHLLQQKLDRLPRKTKGEVRCVVMVPTRELAIQIAEVFTVIAKYTKLNILGLFGGVDEGPQLKKLAQGVDVLIATPGRMFDLISRGFIDLNFTETLILDEADHMLDMGFIRDIRDVLKHMSRRHQTLFFSATIDKDIKDLAYSVVTNPIRIQISPEDPVSKNVQHAVAFVGMDDKRFFLERLVKEFPEGKILVFVRTKVRAERVQAAMARVEVPALVMHGGKEQENRLEAMEDFKTGKVKLLITTDVNARGIDIPNVDYVVNYDLPDVPENYVHRVGRTGRGVQKGQAVSFCSDEEKPVLEEIQKYLGKEITVMKIDKNDYRETIKFSEDIPNDNWQLLIDQHHAEMEKVKKKKKKK; the protein is encoded by the coding sequence ATGAAATTTGAACAATATCGTATTTCCCCGGAGATTAAAAGAAGCCTGGAGGAATTGGGATTTAAACGCCCGACTGATATCCAATTTAAGGCGATCCCATCTATATTGAAGGGGGACGATGTAATGGCGATAGCCCAGACCGGTACCGGAAAAACCGCGGCTTTTGCCATCCCGGTGCTGCATCTGCTGCAACAAAAGCTCGATAGGCTACCCAGAAAGACGAAAGGAGAGGTAAGATGTGTCGTGATGGTGCCTACCCGTGAACTGGCGATCCAGATCGCCGAGGTATTTACTGTAATCGCAAAGTATACCAAACTGAATATATTAGGCCTTTTCGGTGGAGTAGACGAAGGTCCTCAGCTGAAAAAGCTGGCCCAGGGGGTAGATGTACTCATTGCCACCCCTGGTAGGATGTTTGACCTCATCAGCAGGGGATTTATTGACCTGAATTTTACCGAGACCCTGATCCTGGATGAAGCGGATCATATGCTGGATATGGGTTTTATCAGGGATATCAGAGATGTATTGAAACATATGTCCCGCAGGCACCAGACTTTGTTCTTCTCTGCGACTATTGATAAGGATATCAAGGACCTGGCTTATTCTGTGGTGACGAATCCGATCAGGATCCAGATTTCCCCTGAAGATCCGGTGTCAAAGAATGTACAGCATGCGGTCGCGTTTGTGGGGATGGATGATAAGCGGTTCTTCCTGGAGCGGTTGGTGAAGGAGTTTCCGGAAGGGAAGATCCTGGTGTTTGTGAGAACAAAGGTGCGTGCAGAACGTGTGCAGGCGGCGATGGCAAGGGTAGAGGTGCCGGCGTTGGTGATGCATGGTGGTAAGGAGCAGGAGAACAGGTTAGAGGCGATGGAGGATTTTAAGACGGGGAAGGTGAAGTTGTTGATTACTACTGATGTGAATGCGCGGGGGATTGATATTCCGAATGTGGATTATGTGGTGAATTATGACTTGCCGGATGTGCCGGAGAATTACGTGCATAGAGTTGGGCGTACGGGTCGTGGGGTGCAGAAAGGACAGGCAGTGTCTTTTTGTAGTGATGAGGAGAAGCCAGTGCTGGAGGAGATTCAAAAGTATTTAGGGAAGGAAATTACGGTGATGAAGATTGATAAGAATGATTATAGGGAGACGATTAAGTTTTCTGAGGATATACCGAATGATAACTGGCAGTTGTTGATTGACCAGCATCATGCGGAGATGGAGAAGGTGAAGAAGAAAAAGAAGAAGAAGTGA
- a CDS encoding DUF1345 domain-containing protein gives MILWDVFSFVFCIECLYIFFNRTTKEIRAYARQEDGSRLMVFILIILACFASMLMVLLLMLSSESREAGLALYLPVAVAGILLSWAMVHCMFAIHYAHIYYDDAEDDDTRHVGGLEFPEEKNPDYLDFAYFSFVIGMTFQVSDVEISNKKLRRIALLHGLLAFGLNTFVVALTINLVAGLRN, from the coding sequence ATGATCCTCTGGGACGTGTTCTCCTTCGTCTTCTGCATCGAATGCCTTTACATTTTCTTCAACCGCACCACCAAAGAAATTCGCGCATACGCCAGACAGGAAGATGGCAGCCGCCTTATGGTATTCATCTTAATCATCCTCGCCTGCTTCGCCAGCATGCTCATGGTATTACTACTCATGCTATCATCAGAATCCAGGGAAGCCGGACTCGCACTCTACCTACCTGTCGCTGTGGCCGGCATACTACTCTCCTGGGCCATGGTCCACTGTATGTTTGCCATTCACTACGCCCATATCTATTATGACGATGCTGAAGATGATGACACCCGCCATGTAGGGGGATTAGAATTCCCGGAAGAAAAGAACCCTGACTATCTTGACTTTGCTTATTTCTCTTTTGTAATCGGCATGACATTCCAGGTATCTGACGTAGAAATCAGCAATAAAAAATTAAGAAGAATTGCATTACTCCATGGGTTGCTGGCCTTCGGCCTGAATACATTTGTTGTAGCATTAACGATAAACCTGGTAGCTGGACTTAGGAATTAA
- a CDS encoding gluconate 2-dehydrogenase subunit 3 family protein: MLVSRRTVLKQVLFVSAGLAVLPSCFNEKKPPGKKLNNFVLSAEETGSLAALADTLIPGGDKPGAIQVKADQYALTLVDDCFTKTDREKFLTGMKAFQKDWKKGDVAYLKKMEETTAESGEASAFYHTYKGLLIQGYTGSEYYLTKVFPYELVPGRFHGSVLVNKG; encoded by the coding sequence ATGCTTGTATCCAGACGAACCGTTTTAAAACAGGTCCTGTTCGTATCTGCCGGTCTTGCTGTTTTACCCTCATGTTTCAATGAGAAAAAGCCACCGGGAAAAAAACTCAATAATTTTGTACTTAGCGCTGAGGAAACAGGTTCTCTTGCAGCACTTGCTGACACCCTGATCCCTGGCGGAGATAAGCCCGGAGCTATCCAGGTAAAGGCTGATCAGTATGCGCTCACGCTGGTCGATGATTGTTTCACAAAAACAGACAGGGAAAAATTCCTTACCGGTATGAAAGCCTTCCAGAAAGACTGGAAAAAGGGAGATGTCGCTTACCTGAAAAAGATGGAAGAGACCACTGCTGAGTCAGGAGAGGCTTCCGCTTTCTATCACACTTACAAAGGCTTATTAATCCAGGGTTATACCGGCTCTGAATATTATCTCACAAAGGTATTCCCCTACGAGCTTGTGCCAGGGCGATTCCACGGAAGTGTATTGGTCAATAAAGGATAA